A genomic region of Bacteroidales bacterium contains the following coding sequences:
- a CDS encoding dCMP deaminase family protein translates to MAEKDPIRPYGDKQLQFDRRYLEMARIWGQNSYCKRRQVGALIVKGRMIISDGYNGTPEGFENVCEDETFHTKPYVLHAEANAITKVAKSNNSSENATLYVTCSPCMECAKLIIQSGIRRVVFSEKYPNEDGIRLLERAGIEVVHILL, encoded by the coding sequence ATGGCAGAAAAAGATCCGATACGACCTTACGGCGACAAGCAGTTGCAGTTTGACAGGAGGTATCTCGAAATGGCCCGTATCTGGGGTCAGAACAGCTATTGCAAGCGCCGCCAGGTAGGTGCCCTGATTGTAAAAGGCAGGATGATCATTTCAGACGGATATAATGGGACGCCTGAAGGGTTTGAAAATGTATGCGAGGATGAAACCTTTCATACCAAACCCTACGTTTTGCACGCCGAGGCGAATGCCATCACCAAGGTGGCAAAATCGAACAACAGCAGCGAAAATGCAACCCTTTATGTAACCTGTTCCCCCTGCATGGAATGTGCAAAGCTGATCATTCAGTCAGGCATCAGACGGGTGGTTTTTTCGGAGAAATATCCTAATGAAGATGGAATCCGGTTGCTGGAAAGAGCCGGAATTGAAGTAGTACATATACTTTTGTAA